In the genome of Perca fluviatilis chromosome 4, GENO_Pfluv_1.0, whole genome shotgun sequence, one region contains:
- the LOC120557368 gene encoding mitogen-activated protein kinase kinase kinase 12-like — protein sequence MALIHEPRVPSPSLSGFNSPLSDPPSFRRLDDETPCTPEMDLTPTQCVLRNVLSIDTGGAVEPGGGGGEEQTAGHNQTPGEEQQEHFANSILKLHEHDRSPGRTEGEGQEMESSAVRSQVDDARLQCQSTGGGGGFLEGLFGCLRPVWTMIGKAYSTEHKHGLDEAWEIPFEEISDLQWVGSGAQGAVFLGKLYGQEVAVKKVRNIKETDIKHLRKLKHPNIITFKGICTQAPCYCIIMEYCAQGQLYEVLRAGRKIHPSLLMDWAMGIAGGMNYLHLHKIIHRDLKSPNMLITYDDAVKISDFGTSKELSEKSTKMSFAGTVAWMAPEVIRNEPVSEKVDIWSFGVVLWEMLTGEVPYKDVDSSAIIWGVGNNSLHLPVPDSCPDSFKLLLRQCWNCKPRNRPSFRQILLHLDIASADILSTAQETYFQSQAEWRDEVRHHFEKIKSEGTCLHRLDEELIKRRREELRHALDIREHYERKLERANNLYMELNAIMLQLEIKEKELHKREHSLDKKYPGCFKHQSSRQSASSNSMEKLMKKRNVPQKLPSHSKRPDLLKSEVILPKLDSSMTQVTIPNKGSTSPGRSRRGKPRYRKAGKGSSGDLAQLKATLSSSLAMVNATSSVPSSKQHMDPSAALRGLQHDLLLKKMYSSSPDLISTTLEAEGRRKGQVGPGLDRAGSQSASAGLGESRRTGGPEEGPDVGLGTDDLVETPPRSNTPSEDAASIPFSSSPDSPCGRGAAAGRASVLGNPRVSHEGEEKEDGTVITRSPRSQRLTPAALLYRAAVTRSQRRGVSSEEEEGEVDSEVELPRRRRPVSMSKCQSLSNFSSENLSVSDGEEGNTTDHSHSGTPDVVSTNTDERLDDKSDDLLSQGSEIPADPSEPTQLGSDGLSEKEAILRQVKTQLASNDHNFEGLYDDSDCDSAELDHSGSAEPSQPPANW from the exons ATGGCGCTTATTCATGAACCTCGTgtcccctctccttctctctccggCTTCAACTCACCCCTCTCTGATCCTCCATCCTTTCGCCGCCTCGATGACGAAACACCCTGCACCCCAGAAATGGACCTTACCCCTACCCAGTGTGTCCTTCGCAATGTCCTCTCCATAGACACCGGAGGTGCTGTCGAGCCCgggggtggaggaggagaagagcaGACTGCTGGGCACAACCAGACACCAGGCGAGGAACAACAGGAGCACTTTGCCAACAGTATCCTGAAGCTCCACGAGCATGATAGGAGTCCAGgaaggacagagggagaggggcAGGAGATGGAGAGCAGTGCAGTCAGGAGCCAGGTGGATGACGCCAGGCTACAGTGCCAGTCTAccggagggggaggagggtttCTGGAGGGGTTGTTTGGGTGTCTGCGGCCTGTCTGGACTATGATTGGCAAGGCTTACTCCACAGAGCACAAACACGGCCTTGATG AGGCGTGGGAGATCCCATTCGAGGAGATATCTGACCTGCAGTGGGTGGGCAGCGGAGCCCAGGGCGCCGTCTTTCTGGGCAAACTGTACGGACAGGAAGTGGCCGTAAAAAAAGTGCGAAACATCAAAGAGACAGACATCAAGCACCTGCGCAAGCTCAAACACCCCAACATCATCACTTTCAA AGGTATTTGTACGCAGGCTCCATGTTACTGCATCATTATGGAGTACTGTGCCCAGGGACAGCTGTACGAGGTGCTGAGGGCAGGCAGGAAGATCCATCCATCCCTGCTCATGGACTGGGCCATGGGCATTGCTGGGGGAATGAACTATCTTCACCTCCACAAGATCATCCACAGAGACCTCAAGTCACCAAA CATGCTGATCACTTATGATGATGCAGTGAAGATTTCTGATTTTGGCACATCCAAGGAGCTCAGTGAGAAAAGCACCAAGATGTCTTTTGCTGGTACGGTGGCCTGGATGGCTCCTGAGGTCATACGCAATGAACCTGTCTCAGAGAAAGTGGATATTTG gtcattcgGTGTCGTGCTGTGGGAGATGCTGACAGGAGAGGTGCCCTATAAGGACGTGGACTCCTCCGCTATCATCTGGGGAGTGGGCAACAACAGTCTACATCTGCCTGTACCTGATAGCTGCCCAGACAGCTTCAAACTGCTCCTGAGGCAATGCTG GAACTGCAAGCCAAGAAACAGGCCTTCCTTCCGACAGATTCTCCTGCATCTGGACATCGCCTCTGCAGATATCCTGTCGACTGCACAAGAAACATACTTTCAGTCTCAG GCGGAGTGGAGGGACGAGGTGAGGCACCACTTTGAGAAGATCAAGTCTGAGGGGACATGTCTTCACAGGCTGGATGAGGAGCTGATCAAACGTCGCAGAGAAGAACTCAG acatgcgctGGACATCCGGGAGCACTACGAGAGGAAACTGGAGAGAGCCAACAATCTCTACATGGAGCTTAACGCCATCATGCTGCAGCTGGAGATCAAAGAGAAAGAGCTTCACAA GAGGGAGCATTCACTGGACAAAAAGTACCCGGGCTGCTTCAAGCACCAAAGCTCCAGACAGTCGGCCTCCTCCAACTCGATGGAGAAACTCATGAAGAAACGCAACGTACCTCAGAAGCTGCCTTCACACAGCAAGAG GCCAGACTTACTAAAGTCAGAGGTCATCCTCCCCAAACTGGACTCTTCCATGACCCAGGTCACAATCCCCAACAAGGGCTCTACCTCCCCTGGCCGCTCACGGCGAGGAAAACCCCGCTACAGGAAGGCTGGTAAAGGCAGCAGTGGGGACTTGGCTCAGTTGAAAGccactctctcctcttcatTAGCCATGGTCAACGCCACCTCGTCTGTACCCAGCAGCAAGCAGCATATGGACCCCAGTGCAGCCCTCAGGGGCCTGCAGCACGATCTGCTGCTCAAGAAGATGTACTCCTCAAGTCCGGATCTCATTTCAACCACCTTGGAGGCTGAAGGCCGGAGGAAGGGGCAGGTCGGGCCGGGGCTGGACAGAGCGGGCAGCCAGAGCGCCTCAGCCGGACTGGGGGAAAGCAGAAGGACTGGAGGGCCTGAGGAGGGGCCGGATGTGGGTTTAGGGACTGATGACCTGGTAGAAACACCTCCACGCAGCAACACGCCCAGTGAGGATGCAGCTTCTATCCCGTTCTCCAGTAGCCCCGACTCACCGTGCGGCAGGGGAGCAGCTGCAGGGAGGGCGTCTGTACTCGGGAACCCCCGTGTTTCCCACGAGGGTGAAGAGAAGGAAGACGGGACGGTGATCACGCGTTCACCTAGAAGTCAGCGTCTCACTCCTGCAGCACTGCTCTACAGGGCAGCAGTCACACGCAGTCAG AGACGTGGAGTGTCgtcagaggaagaagaaggagaagtgGACAGTGAAGTAGAGTTGCCAAGGAGACG GCGTCCCGTTAGCATGAGCAAGTGCCAGTCCCTGTCCAACTTCAGCTCAGAGAACTTGTCGGTCTCGGACGGCGAGGAGGGAAACACTACCGACCACTCCCACAGCGGCACACCGGACGTGGTCAGCACCAACACTGACGAGCGTCTGGACGACAAGAGCGACGATCTGCTGTCTCAGGGCTCTGAGATTCCCGCTGACCCGTCCGAGCCAACCCAGCTGGGCTCTGACGGGCTGTCTGAGAAGGAAGCTATTCTTCGCCAAGTCAAGACACAGCTTGCTAGTAATGATCACAATTTTGAG GGCCTGTATGATGACTCGGACTGTGACAGTGCAGAGCTGGACCATTCAGGCAGTGCGGAACCCAGCCAACCTCCAGCCAACTGGTGA